Genomic DNA from Ilyobacter polytropus DSM 2926:
CAACAATAAAAAAAGATAAATGCTATAATCTCTAATATATAATTTGGATAAAAAAATAAAACAGCTTCAAACCTGATTATTTCTAGCTTAAATATAAAGGAGGTCACAAAATGAGTATCTTATCAGAAGTTCTTTCAAATGTAAAAAAAAGAGATCCATACGAACCTGAATTTCACCAGGCTGTAGAAGAGGTTTTTGAATCATTAGAACCTGTTGCAAAAATGCATCCTGAGTGGGTTGAGGCAGGAGTATTTCAGAGAATAGTTGAACCTGAAAGACAGATTTTTTTCAGGGTTCCTTGGATAGATGACAATGGAAAAGTACAGGTAAACAGAGGTATGAGGGTTCAATTCAATAGTGCCATAGGTCCTTACAAAGGAGGACTTAGATTTCACCCATCTGTATATCCCGGAATTATAAAATTTCTGGGATTTGAACAGATTTTTAAGAATTCCCTCACAGGACTTCCTATGGGTGGAGGAAAGGGAGGCTCAGATTTTGATCCTAAAGGAAAGTCAGACAGAGAGGTAATGAGATTCTGTCAGAGCTTCATGCTAGAGTTATCTAGACATATAGGGGCCGATACAGATGTCCCTGCAGGTGATATAGGGGTCGGTAAAAGAGAGATCGGCTATATGTTCGGAATGTACAAAAAAATTAAAAATGAATTTACAGGAGTATTAACCGGAAAGGGTCTAAATTATGGAGGAAGTCTCGTAAGAACCCAGGCCACAGGTTACGGAGTATGCTACTTCATGGAAGAGGCATTAAATAACATCAAGAACAAGTCCTTCAATGATTCTATCGTTGTTGTATCTGGATCTGGAAACGTTGCTATTTATGCTGCAGAAAAAGCATCTCAGTTAGGTGGAAAGGTTGTGGCTATGAGTGATTCAAAGGGTTATATTTATGACTCTCAAGGAATCAATCTAGAAACAATGAAAAAAATAAAAGAAGTGGGAAGAAAAAGAATAAATGAATATCTGAAATACCACCCAGAAGCTGTATACACAGAAGGAAGTTCTAATATATGGAGTGTCAAATGTGACATTGCCCTTCCTTGTGCCACTCAGAATGAACTAGACGAAAATGCCGCCAAGACTCTTATTGAAAACGGATGCTTTGCTGTGGGAGAGGGGGCAAATATGCCTTGCACTCCAGAGGCAGTTCATCTTTTCATAAAAAAGAATTTAGTTTTTGCTCCTGGAAAGGCATCCAATGCAGGAGGGGTTGCTACTTCGGGGCTTGAAATGAGTCAGAATAGCATGAGATATTCCTGGACTTTTGAAGAGGTTGATTCAAAGTTAAAAGAGATTATGAAAGATATTTTTAAAAACACACATGAAACTGCAAAAAAATATGGCTTTGAAAACAATCTGGTAGCCGGTGCAAACATTGCCGGATTTGTAAAAGTAGCAAGTGCCATGTATGATCAAGGAATAGCATATTAAAAAAACTCCCACAAGGGAGTTTTTTTAATATGCTTCAAGTTTTTCTCTGAGATCATCCTTATGCATGAAACCAGTCAGTTGATCTATTTTATGGCCATCTTTAAATACCAGCATTGCCGGTATACTCCTAATACCATATTCAGATGCAATAGCCGGATATTCATCTACGTTTACCTTACATATTTTAGCATGAACTTCGTCTGATAGCTCATCAAAAAATGGTTCCATCATCTCACACGGACCACACCATGGGGCCCAAAAATCCACTAATACTACCCCTTTTCCTTCTAGTGCCTCTTTTTTAAAGGCAGCTTCATTTAGTTCTATAGCCTTACCCATAATTTATCCACCTACTCAAATTTATATATTAAAAAACTCCCTAAGGGAGTTTTTTTAATATGATTCTAATTTTTCTTTAAGAGCAGGCTTTTGCATAAGACCTACTAATTGATCTACTTTTTTTCCATCTTTAAATACTATCATTGTAGGTATGCTTCTGATTCCGTATTCAGCTGCAAGACCTGAATACTCATCAACATTCACCTTACATATATTGGCTGTAACTTCTTCTGAAAGTTCCTCTAAAATTGGTCCCAGCATTTTACAAGGTCCACACCAAGATGCCCAGAAGTCTACTAATACGACTCCCTTTCCTTCTAGTACTTCTGTTTTAAATGTAGCTTCGTCTAACTGGATAACTTTACTCATTGTTATTCCTCCTATCAATCAAATTACTACTTTGAAAACATTATATTCTCATAATGTATCATCCACTGAAACTTTTGTCAATCAATTCTACACTCATAATTCCTTTTAACTTTATATTAAATTAACCTTATTTTTCCTCTAAAAAACTTTGAAATATAAAGTTAATTATTGAATTTTTTTATAAGTTCCTGTATAATCTTTATTAAAAAGATAAATAATTATTTATTATAGGTGGTTATATGCAGTTTCAAAGATTAGAACTTTTAATAGGAAAAGAAAAAATAGAAAAACTGAAAAATTCTCACGTTATTATTTTTGGTCTGGGAGGAGTAGGTGGATTCACTGTTGAGGCCCTTGTTAGAGCAGGTATAGGGGAGATCTCAGTGGTGGATTTCGATTCTGTAGACATCACAAATCTAAACCGTCAGATTATCGCAACTCATGAAAGTATCGGAAGAAAAAAAGCAGATTTGATAAAAGAAAGGGCTCTTTCAATAAACCCAAATGTGAAAATCAATTCATACATAGAAAAATTTTCCAAAGATACAGAAGAGATGTTTTTTCAAAACAAAGACTATGATTATGCCATAGATGCCATCGACTTGGTGTCATGCAAACTTGATCTTATAGAGATATGCAAGAAAAAAAATATACCTGTGGTCTCTTCTATGGGAACTGGAAACAAATTAAATCCAACGATGCTGGAAGTAGCGGATATTTCCAAAACATCTGTTTGTCCCCTTGCAAAGGTTATGAGAAAAGAACTGAAAAAAAGACGTATTGGTAAAGTAAAGGTTATCTTTTCAAAAGAGGTCCCAAAAAAGCCTTTAAACGACCAAAACAGCAGAGAAAAAAAAATCAATGTTGGCAGTGCCTCTTTTGTCCCTTCTGTGGCAGGACTTATAATTGCCTCTGAAGTTACAAAGGATCTCTGCAGAATTTAATCCATAAAAAAGGAGAATTTTATGAAAAAAATAGGTCTATATTACGGATCCACTTCTGGAAAAACAGTAGGTGTGGTAGATGAGATAGAATTTAATCTAGGAGAACTTGCAGATGTACACAATGTAGTCGATGGAATCTCTGATCTTTCTAAGTACGAGAACCTTATTTTAGCTGTCCCCTCTTACGGAGTAGGGGAACTGCAGGATGACTGGGTAAAAGTCTTTGAAGAATTTAAATCGGTTGATTTTACTGGAAAAACAGTTGCCCTTGTGGGAATAGGAAACCAGACCACCTTTGGTGAAACTTTTGTAGGTGCTATAAAAATACTCTATGATACAGTTATTGAAAATGGCGGTAAAATAGTTGGTTTTACTTCAACAGATGGGTACTTCTTTAAAGAGTGTGAAGCTCTGGTAGACGGAAAGTTTATGGGCTTGGTTTTAGATGAAGAAAATCAAGATGACTTGACTCCAGACAGGATATATGACTGGTTAGAAGATATAAAACCATTGTTTAATTAAGGAGCTGATGCTCCTTTTTTTATTTCAGAAAAACCACTTATGGCAAGCTTTTTCCTGATATTACGTTTTTCATAAAAATAATCCGTTCATAAGTTTTAGAATATAGTCACAGGATATTTTAAAAATAGTGGTAAAATTAAATAATGGAATGAAAAATTTATAATTAAAATATGATCACCAAACTTATTTCGTTGAACTTTTGACAAAGATGACTCTTTAAGATAATATCTATTTAATATATGTATAAACCTTTGATTGGCGGTGGATATGGAAAGATACGACAGAGTTTTTGAACCCTTGGGCAACTTTGAACTCAAGGGTATTACAGATAAAAGCATAGAAAAACTAAAAAATCTTGGGATAGTTACCTTATACGACCTTTTTTACTATTTCCCCAGAAATTACGAAGACAGAACTAATTTTAAAAGTATTAATCAACTAAAAGAGGGAGAGTACGCCGTTATAAAAGGTAAACTCTTTGGTATAGAAACTTTGAGAACAAGAACCAGAAAAACCATGATAAAGGCAAAAGTCTCTGACGGAACAGGTTTTGTAGAACTTGTGTGGTTTCAGATGCCTTATTTGAAAAAATCCCTAAAAATGGGAGACGAATATATATTTATCGGAAATGTGAAAAGAGGATACAATTATCAGATGACTAACCCTGAATACAGAAAATATGCTGAAAGTAAGGGGGTTAGCAAGGAAATCCTGCCTATATATAGCTCCAACAAAGACTTCAACCAAAGATCCCTCAGAAAAATAGTAAAAACAGCTCTTGATTCTTATACTGAACTTTTCCAGGAAAACATTCCAGAGGAGATATTAAAAAAATACAGTATAGCAGACCGAAAAAAGGCTTTGAAGGATATACATTTTCCCAAAAACACAAGAGATATAGAGGAAGCTAAGAGACGTTTTGCTATAGAGGAACTCTTAATTTTAGAAACTGGAATTTTAGAAAAAAGATTTGCAATAGATTCAATGAATAATGAGATGTACGTTTTAGAAGACAATAAAAATCTCGTAAAAAAATTCCTAGGAAACCTGGGTTACAGCCTTACAAAGGCACAAAAGAGAGTCGTTACAGAGATTTATAAAGAGCTAAATAACGGAAAAATTATAAACCGATTGCTTCAGGGAGATGTGGGAAGCGGAAAGACCATTGTGGCAGTGATAATGCTCCTATATATGATAGAAAACTCCTATCAGGGTGTTTTTATGGCTCCTACAGAGATACTGGCCACCCAGCACTATCTTTCCATAGCAGATACCCTCCTCGAGCTAGGGATAAGGGTAGAGCTACTCACAGGAAGTGTAAAAGGCAGGAAAAAAGATGCCATTCTAGAAGATATTAAGAACGGTAAAATAGATCTTATTGTAGGGACTCACTCCCTTATAGAGGACAACGTGGAATTTCACAAACTCGGATTAATCGTTATAGACGAACAGCATAGATTCGGAGTAATTCAGCGAAAAAAACTCCGGGAAAAGGGAGTCATTGCAAACCTTATTGTAATGAGTGCAACCCCTATACCACGTTCTTTAGCCCTTAGCATCTACGGGGATTTAGATGTATCCATTATAGATGAGATGCCTCCAGGAAGGACTCCTGTAAAAACCAAATGGATAAATAGCAGCAGTGATGCAGAAAAGGCCTACTCTTTTATCCAGAAAAAACTAACGGAGGGAAGGCAGGCTTACTTTGTTGCCCCCCTTATAGAGGAGAGTGAAAAACTCAGCTTCAAATCGGTCCAAGAACTGTTTAAAGAGGTTACAAGAAGGTTTCCCCAGTGCAGGGCAGGTCTCCTCCACGGAAGGATGAAAAACAGCGAAAAGGACGAAATAATGCATTTTTTTAAAAATCACAAACTGGACATTCTGGTTGCTACTACAGTTATAGAGGTGGGAATAAACGTCCCCAATGCCTCTATAATGGTCATAAACAACACCGAAAGATTCGGTCTGTCTGCCCTTCACCAGCTGAGGGGAAGAGTGGGGAGAGGAATACATCCCTCCTACTGCTTTCTTTTTTCTGAGACAGACAATGACGTCTCAAAATCAAGGCTTATGATTATGGAGTCTACAACTGACGGATTCAAAATAGCTGAAGAGGACCTTCGCCTTAGAAAGCCAGGTGAAATCTTCGGTATAAGGCAAAGTGGTTTCAGCGACCTTAAGTTTATAGATATAATACATGATGTGAAAACAATTAAAATGGTCAGGGATATTGCCTATGAATATCTGAGAAAAAACAGCGGAAAGATAAAAAACACCCATCTCAGAATTGATATAGACAACAAGTTTCTAGAGAATCTTTAATTATTGGAGGTAGCTATGAAAATACAGATGTATACGCAAAAACTCGTAGATTTAAAAGGATCCGATCTTCACCTTAAAGTAGGAATCAGACCTGTAGTCAGAGTAAATGGTGAGCTGTTTTATCTCGAAGGAGAAACTATAACAAAAGATTATATGGAAGAGTTGATAACTCCCCTCATGAACCCAAAGAGGGAAAAAGAACTAAAAGAGGAGCTTACCACTGACTTTGCCTATGCAGTTCCAGGTCTTGCCAGATTCAGGGTAAATCTTTCCTACCAGAGAGGATCATATATGATGGTAATGAGAATGATAAATAATGATTCTCCTGATATCGATGAACTCAATCTTCCAGCTTCTCTAAAGGATATCGTCGATACGAAAAATGGTCTTGTTCTGGTAACAGGAGCCACAGGAAGTGGTAAGTCTACTACTGTTGCGGCTATGATAAACTTTATCAACAGCCACTATACCAAAAACATAATAACAATAGAAGACCCTATAGAATACCTTTTTAAAGATCAAAGCTGTATTGTGGCACAAAAAGAGATCGGTTCAGACGTGGTATCCTTCGAATCTGCCCTAAAGTACGTATTGAGACAGGACCCAGACGTGATCTTTTTAGGGGAGCTTAGAGACAGGGAGACTATGGAAGCTGCCATAAAGGCATCTGAGACAGGACACCTTGTTATATCTACCCTTCATACAATAAATGCATATCAGACAATCTCTAGAATAATAGATTTCTTCCCAGAAGAGAGACATAAGCAGATCAGATATCAACTTTCTGAAAATATAAGAGGTATAATCTCTCAGAGACTGGTTCCTACTGTAGATGACAAAAGAAGAGCCGCCAATGAAGTTATGATAAACTCTCCTACCATAAGAGAGCTCATCTTAACAAGTGAAGGAACTGCTCAAATACCAAAGTATATTGCCGACGGAAAAGACAGTAACGGAATGCAGACTTTTGATCAGTCTCTTATTGACTTATATAATGAAGGGGTAATCACATATGATACTGCCCTAAAATTTGCAACAGTTAAGAAGGATATCGAGCTTCTGAGAAGAGGTGTGAGCTTTTCTTCCATGGCAGATATGTTCAATGAAATGGTTGAAGAAAACTAAAAAATATAGTATACTGGCTAGGTTAAACTAAGGATTTATAAAGTTTTCACATACATAATATAGAAACGGAGGGAAGGGAATGAAATTTAGCAATCTTTACGTAAAGACGCTAAAAGAGACCCCTAAAGATGCAGAGGTAATCAGTCACAAACTAATGCTCAGAGCAGGAATGATAAAAAAACTAGCCAGTGGTGTTTATACTTACCTACCTTTAGGATATAAAGCGCTTAGAAAAGTTGAAAAAATCGTAAGAGAAGAGATGGAAAGAGCCGGGTCTCAGGAGATATTCATGCCGGTACTTCAGCCATCTGAAATATGGCAGGAGTCAGGAAGATGGGACACTATGGGTCCTGAAATGATGAGAATAAAAGACAGACATGACAGAGAGTTTGTCTTAGGACCGACTCATGAAGAGGTTATAACCGATATCGTAAGAAATGATATCTCTTCATATAAGTCCCTTCCTATGAACTTATATCAGATACAAACAAAATTCAGAGATGAAAGAAGACCTAGATTTGGTCTTATGAGAAGTAGAGAGTTTCTGATGAAAGATGCCTATTCTTTCCACGCATCTGAAGAGTGTCTTGATAATGAATTTGAAAATATGAAGGCAGCTTATACTAGAATATTTGAAAGATGCGGACTAAAATTTAGGTCTGTAGAAGCAGATTCAGGTGCTATCGGTGGATCTGGTTCTCAGGAATTCCATGTTCTTGCAGAATCTGGTGAAGATGAGATAATCTACTGTGACTCATGTGGATATGCTGCAAACCTTGAAAAAGCTGAAAGTGTAGCTTTTATTCCTGAATATGAGAAGGAATTACTGCAGGCAGAGCTTTTGGATACTCCAAACATCTCAAAAATAGAAGATATAGCAGAGCATCTCGGGATTGAGACATCTCAGACTGTAAAGGCTATAATGTTTAAAGATATAGGTTCTGAAAAGGTGTATATGGTTCTTATGAGAGGGGACTATGAAATAAATGAAGTTAAGCTGAAAAACCTTCTTAATGCAAGTGAATTGCTTATGCTTACAGATTCTGAACTTGAAGATCTCAATCTGAAAAAAGGGTACATGGGACCATATAATTTAGATGCTGATAATATTTTTCTCGTTGCTGATGAGACTGTACTTAAGATAGTTAATCACACAGCTGGCGGAAACAAAATGGACACCCACTACATCAACGTAAACTACGGAAGAGATTACGAGGCTGATATCATAGGAGATATCAGAACTGTAAAAAAAGATGAGGGATGTCCTAGATGTTCCGGTACTTTAAGCAGTGCTAGAGGTATCGAAACTGGACACGTATTCAAGCTAGGGACAAAATACTCAG
This window encodes:
- a CDS encoding tRNA threonylcarbamoyladenosine dehydratase, translating into MQFQRLELLIGKEKIEKLKNSHVIIFGLGGVGGFTVEALVRAGIGEISVVDFDSVDITNLNRQIIATHESIGRKKADLIKERALSINPNVKINSYIEKFSKDTEEMFFQNKDYDYAIDAIDLVSCKLDLIEICKKKNIPVVSSMGTGNKLNPTMLEVADISKTSVCPLAKVMRKELKKRRIGKVKVIFSKEVPKKPLNDQNSREKKINVGSASFVPSVAGLIIASEVTKDLCRI
- the recG gene encoding ATP-dependent DNA helicase RecG, which gives rise to MERYDRVFEPLGNFELKGITDKSIEKLKNLGIVTLYDLFYYFPRNYEDRTNFKSINQLKEGEYAVIKGKLFGIETLRTRTRKTMIKAKVSDGTGFVELVWFQMPYLKKSLKMGDEYIFIGNVKRGYNYQMTNPEYRKYAESKGVSKEILPIYSSNKDFNQRSLRKIVKTALDSYTELFQENIPEEILKKYSIADRKKALKDIHFPKNTRDIEEAKRRFAIEELLILETGILEKRFAIDSMNNEMYVLEDNKNLVKKFLGNLGYSLTKAQKRVVTEIYKELNNGKIINRLLQGDVGSGKTIVAVIMLLYMIENSYQGVFMAPTEILATQHYLSIADTLLELGIRVELLTGSVKGRKKDAILEDIKNGKIDLIVGTHSLIEDNVEFHKLGLIVIDEQHRFGVIQRKKLREKGVIANLIVMSATPIPRSLALSIYGDLDVSIIDEMPPGRTPVKTKWINSSSDAEKAYSFIQKKLTEGRQAYFVAPLIEESEKLSFKSVQELFKEVTRRFPQCRAGLLHGRMKNSEKDEIMHFFKNHKLDILVATTVIEVGINVPNASIMVINNTERFGLSALHQLRGRVGRGIHPSYCFLFSETDNDVSKSRLMIMESTTDGFKIAEEDLRLRKPGEIFGIRQSGFSDLKFIDIIHDVKTIKMVRDIAYEYLRKNSGKIKNTHLRIDIDNKFLENL
- a CDS encoding proline--tRNA ligase, which produces MKFSNLYVKTLKETPKDAEVISHKLMLRAGMIKKLASGVYTYLPLGYKALRKVEKIVREEMERAGSQEIFMPVLQPSEIWQESGRWDTMGPEMMRIKDRHDREFVLGPTHEEVITDIVRNDISSYKSLPMNLYQIQTKFRDERRPRFGLMRSREFLMKDAYSFHASEECLDNEFENMKAAYTRIFERCGLKFRSVEADSGAIGGSGSQEFHVLAESGEDEIIYCDSCGYAANLEKAESVAFIPEYEKELLQAELLDTPNISKIEDIAEHLGIETSQTVKAIMFKDIGSEKVYMVLMRGDYEINEVKLKNLLNASELLMLTDSELEDLNLKKGYMGPYNLDADNIFLVADETVLKIVNHTAGGNKMDTHYINVNYGRDYEADIIGDIRTVKKDEGCPRCSGTLSSARGIETGHVFKLGTKYSESMKATFLDVNGKSNVMMMGCYGIGVSRTTAAAIEQNYDENGIIWPSAIAPYVVDVVPANMKNKDQVALGEKIYTELLEAGIDTVLDDRNERPGFKFKDADLIGFPFKVVSGKQAAEGIIEIKIRKTGETLDVKSEEVVTTIKELMKKY
- the trxA gene encoding thioredoxin encodes the protein MSKVIQLDEATFKTEVLEGKGVVLVDFWASWCGPCKMLGPILEELSEEVTANICKVNVDEYSGLAAEYGIRSIPTMIVFKDGKKVDQLVGLMQKPALKEKLESY
- the gdhA gene encoding NADP-specific glutamate dehydrogenase, yielding MSILSEVLSNVKKRDPYEPEFHQAVEEVFESLEPVAKMHPEWVEAGVFQRIVEPERQIFFRVPWIDDNGKVQVNRGMRVQFNSAIGPYKGGLRFHPSVYPGIIKFLGFEQIFKNSLTGLPMGGGKGGSDFDPKGKSDREVMRFCQSFMLELSRHIGADTDVPAGDIGVGKREIGYMFGMYKKIKNEFTGVLTGKGLNYGGSLVRTQATGYGVCYFMEEALNNIKNKSFNDSIVVVSGSGNVAIYAAEKASQLGGKVVAMSDSKGYIYDSQGINLETMKKIKEVGRKRINEYLKYHPEAVYTEGSSNIWSVKCDIALPCATQNELDENAAKTLIENGCFAVGEGANMPCTPEAVHLFIKKNLVFAPGKASNAGGVATSGLEMSQNSMRYSWTFEEVDSKLKEIMKDIFKNTHETAKKYGFENNLVAGANIAGFVKVASAMYDQGIAY
- a CDS encoding type IV pilus twitching motility protein PilT, which translates into the protein MKIQMYTQKLVDLKGSDLHLKVGIRPVVRVNGELFYLEGETITKDYMEELITPLMNPKREKELKEELTTDFAYAVPGLARFRVNLSYQRGSYMMVMRMINNDSPDIDELNLPASLKDIVDTKNGLVLVTGATGSGKSTTVAAMINFINSHYTKNIITIEDPIEYLFKDQSCIVAQKEIGSDVVSFESALKYVLRQDPDVIFLGELRDRETMEAAIKASETGHLVISTLHTINAYQTISRIIDFFPEERHKQIRYQLSENIRGIISQRLVPTVDDKRRAANEVMINSPTIRELILTSEGTAQIPKYIADGKDSNGMQTFDQSLIDLYNEGVITYDTALKFATVKKDIELLRRGVSFSSMADMFNEMVEEN
- a CDS encoding flavodoxin codes for the protein MKKIGLYYGSTSGKTVGVVDEIEFNLGELADVHNVVDGISDLSKYENLILAVPSYGVGELQDDWVKVFEEFKSVDFTGKTVALVGIGNQTTFGETFVGAIKILYDTVIENGGKIVGFTSTDGYFFKECEALVDGKFMGLVLDEENQDDLTPDRIYDWLEDIKPLFN
- the trxA gene encoding thioredoxin, which gives rise to MGKAIELNEAAFKKEALEGKGVVLVDFWAPWCGPCEMMEPFFDELSDEVHAKICKVNVDEYPAIASEYGIRSIPAMLVFKDGHKIDQLTGFMHKDDLREKLEAY